Within Candidatus Eisenbacteria bacterium, the genomic segment GATCGGGACGACGTGCGGGACGGGTACGGAGTACGACGTGGTCGCGTCGCAGTACGGGTTTTCGGGGCTTGCGGCGGGGACGACGTATTTTTGGCAGGTGAAGACGAAGAACGCGTGCAACACGTACGGGGAGTACTCGGCGTGTTTCTCGTTCACGACAGTGCCGGCGGCTCCCGGGGTTGCGACTCTCTTGAGCCCCGCGGACGGGGCTTCGGGTCTCGCGTGTCCGCTGCCTCTCGATTGGTCGGACGTGGCGGGTGCGATCGGATACGAGGTGCGCGTGGGCGCGAGCTGCGGCACGGGCACCGTGTATGCGACGGCGATCTCCAGCTACACTTTCTCCTGCCAGCAGGGCCTAACCTACTACTGGCAGGTTCGCGCGAGAGCGGATTGCGGGGTGTTCGGCTCGTGGTCGCCCTGTCGATCGTTCAGCACGCTCGCGGTGCCCCCGCCCGAGATCAACGAGACGACTCCGGCCTGCCCGATTCCGGACGCGACGCTTGGTGAGCCGTATCCCTCGGGTGTCGTCTTCACGGCGACCGGAGGGATTCCCCCGTACCTATGGGGTCAGTCGGGTCTTCCGGAGGGGATGAACATCAACACCACGACGGGCGAGATCTACGGGACGCCGACCGTTTCGGGCGGGTTCGCGTTCCTCGTCACCGTCGAGGGGGGCGGCGTCGACGAGAGGGCCTGCTCCCTCTTCGTGCGCGAGTACGGAGTGGACGTCACGCTCGTCAGCCCGGACACGACGTGGCTCATCCCGCCGCAGACCATCTACCACGACTTCGAGGTGAGGAACACCGGCAACGTGACGGAGACCTTCTATCTCACGCCTTCGTCCTTACTCGGGATGCCGGTCTCGATCGTGGGGCAGACGTTCGTGAATCTCGGACCCGGACAGGCGGCCACGGTCGAAGTGCAGCACCAGGTCCTTTCCGTCTCGTGTCCGCTTTCCGGAGCCTACGTGTTTGAACAGGCCCGGCTCTTCGCCACGAACGTGGACAAGGACGCGGAGTCCGCGCCGGTCGCGGACGTGGACACGGCCTTCGTCGGGATCGGGTTCGTGAAAGGCGTGGATGTTTCGGTCCTCACGAACAGCGTGTGCGGCGCGCCGGGGACGGTGCACCCGGTCGCCTATGAGGTCGAGAACACCGGGGAATGCCTTGACACCTTCAACCTGCAGGCCAGTGTCGACATGCCGAGCTGGTTCGTCTCGCTTCCGGGCGGGCCGTTCGTTGTTCTCGCGGGAGGAGCCTCCGCGGAAGTGACCGTGAACGTCTCGATCCCGGGGGGCGCGCTCTGCACGGAAACGGCCGAGGTCGCTCTACGAGCGGTCGGCCGCGTGTTCAACGCGGCGAATGCCGCTACCGCCACGGAGTGCGTGCAGGATGTCCTCGACGGAATGCTGAGCGACGAGGCGAACCGGAATGGCGCTCCGGGCGACACGGTCGATTACCAGTTCACCTTGACGAACACGGGGAACTGCCCGGCGGAGTATCTGGTGATCTTCACCGCCCTCTGGGGGAAAACCCCGGAGGGCGTGCGGGAGACCCTCGATCCGGGCGACACGGCGATCGTGGACGTGGGACACATCGTTCCGGAAGGAGCGACGGAGGGGGACAAGGACAAGCTCTGCGCGATCCTCGAGATCGTGTCCGACAAGGGTGCGAAGCAAGACCCGATCGACGAGAGCTGTGTCCTCACGACCGTGGTCGTTCCGTGCGACGCCGGGGTCGACGTGTATGGAGACACGTTCCTTGGCGGCGTTCCGGGCGACTCGCTTTATGCCGACTTCTTCGTGGAGAACATCGGGGGCGATCCGGACCAGTACGCGCTGACAGCAACCTGCGCCCAAGGCTGGTTCGTCGAGATCGTCGGGGACCCGACGACGCCGGTTCTTAACCCGGGCGGCATCGACAACGTCGAGGTGCTGGTCGTGATCCCGAACGGGGAGCCGTGCGGCTCGATCGCGATGGTGGAGCTTGCCGCGGTTTCCTTCTGTGATCCCGCGGTGTGGGACGCGCACACGGTTGAGATCTCCGTCGACCCGCTCTGCGGCGTCTCCGTGGTCGCGCGCACGGAGGACACGACGGGG encodes:
- a CDS encoding T9SS type A sorting domain-containing protein; the encoded protein is MMRSSLPGSLAWLVLLLAFPAVASASEFLGLDANTNLVCEPTDDMLFDATAGDVGTTKSIRVFIDDIPKGVFGHGCTFCVTDKEKIGNATFTYTSPTGWTNFTVFASDTGTFPIDISEFITDRYPNYKCWSISAYDFSFESPVPANTPYAVGTLQYQVADEGCIQWVLDGPFSAVQTTGFSTLYFEGPDETCDTVSCPSGPATCELPSPTLELPADAATCLACPVTLDWADVATAAGYRVQIGSSCGTGDEYDVVASSYSFACLPGQTYFWHVKTKCANGEFGQYGACRSFTAAPSPLGAPTLQTPSNGATCQGTSGTLDWSDVAGAAGYRVRIGTTCGTGTEYDVVASQYGFSGLAAGTTYFWQVKTKNACNTYGEYSACFSFTTVPAAPGVATLLSPADGASGLACPLPLDWSDVAGAIGYEVRVGASCGTGTVYATAISSYTFSCQQGLTYYWQVRARADCGVFGSWSPCRSFSTLAVPPPEINETTPACPIPDATLGEPYPSGVVFTATGGIPPYLWGQSGLPEGMNINTTTGEIYGTPTVSGGFAFLVTVEGGGVDERACSLFVREYGVDVTLVSPDTTWLIPPQTIYHDFEVRNTGNVTETFYLTPSSLLGMPVSIVGQTFVNLGPGQAATVEVQHQVLSVSCPLSGAYVFEQARLFATNVDKDAESAPVADVDTAFVGIGFVKGVDVSVLTNSVCGAPGTVHPVAYEVENTGECLDTFNLQASVDMPSWFVSLPGGPFVVLAGGASAEVTVNVSIPGGALCTETAEVALRAVGRVFNAANAATATECVQDVLDGMLSDEANRNGAPGDTVDYQFTLTNTGNCPAEYLVIFTALWGKTPEGVRETLDPGDTAIVDVGHIVPEGATEGDKDKLCAILEIVSDKGAKQDPIDESCVLTTVVVPCDAGVDVYGDTFLGGVPGDSLYADFFVENIGGDPDQYALTATCAQGWFVEIVGDPTTPVLNPGGIDNVEVLVVIPNGEPCGSIAMVELAAVSFCDPAVWDAHTVEISVDPLCGVSVVARTEDTTGTAGQTMDYLFRVTNEGNCTFDFGIEVFQTPDWDTLFGDSFKTLQPGQWYDFPVRLGIPADAETGDEHKFVVCVQCFGIGKGDPAPPVCDSTITRVLTGCVAEQPILSLGGYRTISYTPYGLWTVQVQVKNNGPGKARSIGAQMHDDLAWLLIADGNCSYPDLAPGASSYGIDTYTFDLRNYPGGSFNVWFDVTYTDTCGMQYQVRLDPTFLEPEENGLPGVTPARFVLHQNIPNPFNPETAISFELPSGAFSELVIYNTAGQVVKRLWAGSLPAGLHTFLWEGDSDQGSAVPSGTYFYSLRSGGLTDTKRMVLIR